The Scylla paramamosain isolate STU-SP2022 chromosome 32, ASM3559412v1, whole genome shotgun sequence sequence GTTTAGTTTAAGGGTAAGTCTCATTGTGGGTGTAAGGGAAAGGGTGAAATTTAGGGACTTATGGTGGGACTACTTCCTCTCGCGCCTGAGTGCTTAGTCCGCGCGCCATTTTTGAATTTTTAGTCTACGTGGTTCATTTTCTCCTACTAGTAATTAATTGTTGATAGTAATGACATATGATGATagaaaaattatgttaaaattagtggtgataataataatggtgaataATGGTGGTGGCTCGTGTCtgataggattttttttttctatttcttatctattttcttccaCTGGTAATTAATAGTTGATAGTAATGGTTGAGGATGATGGAAAAACTATGGTAAAAatgtggtggtaataataatggtgaacAATGATGATACTAATCGGATTtagtttattcatctatttatttattttatttttattttttttttcattccatgtCAAGTGAGATGTGTACAATATGTGAGCGACATATTGATAAATTACCTATTACGTTATTATCATGAAATATtatcccatttatttatttttttccctctatacaaaatacacacaagTTTTGATttacccttcttttttttacacataccagagataaaaataaattaataaacatgaataacaTCTCTTCATGTAAAAACCGTAACAAGATTTCTCTGTTTCATCtataatacataaaataaacttaaggataaatgaaagataagaaaaaagggaaaaaagttacaTCAAAAGTTATCTAACATATGCCTTCCGTATATAATATATACGGAAGGAgctgtaataatattattattacagctCATCACCAATACCATTTTATAAACCACACGTGtgtaatacaagaaaaaaaaaatcagatagtCAAGGGAAAGTAAAATTATTCCCTTAATATATAGAAAAGCTCATTAAGAGATGATTTCCCTACACTGTATAATAAATTAACCCCTGTACATATTTAGTTCCTTATATAGCTATTTTGACTCGCAATTAGAAGCTTTagcagataataataataataataataataataataataataataataataataataataaaacaatatatttcCACAACGTAAGGAAAACTGGACCATTTTAAAAAATATCTACCCTATTTAATTATAACCCAGAACCTATTCATAAGCAATTCCTTACAAACTACTTCCACGCATAATGAGGAACTTTAGAAGATAATCAAGGAAATAAATATCAACATATTCCccatagtatatatatatatataccatttgAGAGAAGATTTGATTCCTTATGTAATATCGTAGGTTTATGGACATatttgaagaaagaagaaaataacaagatataCCCCTCATATAGCGCAAAACTAGATAATTTAAGAGATTCCTTCCATACACAACATGACTCGGTGTCTGTATGTATCTAACTCCTTATAACTCATTTTTACTCATAATTAGAAGCCTTagaagataataaaggaaaaaaaaacacttataccCCCCCCCCAATAATATATGCAAAACTAGATCATTTAGGAGTTAAAGCACACAAAATCTCTTCCTTGAACCAATCAGAACGCCCCTTCACCCATCCTCTATTCTGATTGGCTAAGAAAATATCTCTGGGAGTGTCACCCTTACAGCAGCTGGGTGAATTTTGACTAATCAGAACGCAGAAGCTGAATTGATCCTCCGTTCTGATTGGCTGAGAGTGACTTGAGAGGTCATGACCGGGGAGTTCCAGGAGTAATCAGGTGTTGAGTGTAAACAAGAGCTTCCCAGTTACAAGGATTGAGTATTTAGGTAATTATTAGCTCGTCCAGGGGCGTTACGTGTACCGTAGGCGTGGGAGGTGAGTAGCAACGTGGGCGTGGGCACTGTAATGGGCGGCTGTGAGTTATTGGTATAGTTATTAGTGTTGTTAATGGtggaattgttttttttagattatttaTTGCTATTAGTCCTGAGGTGCTAATGGGTTAACGAGTGTGGGTGCAGGTGATGGGGTTGTGGGCAATGGGCAGTGGTGTGATGGGCGGTACATGCACGTGGCTACCTCACCTGGCTAGGCCGCTAACACTGATAGTTGTGTCTAGTAACCCAAATTCCAGGTACGGGCTAGACATGGGTGGCACTTTGTTAAAATGATGCTAGGGAGTAACGATACAAGATACAATAGAAGTTCTGGATTTGTTGTTGAAAttacacaataaaataaaataaattacttTGTTGTGTTTTGACATAAAGTAGGTTATGATAGGAAATtgttaagtttatttttttacattttttaacaAGTTCTTGAAATATCACTTACTCTGtgaagaaatctctctctctctctctctctctcaaacttaaCTTGACCCAATTAACTGCTACTTACAGTCTTTCATCATAttctttactatttatttagtttttatgatgatggtaatagtaatgaaatGTAGAATGTTATTTATCAGAAGGAagtactttcatcctccccaaacaaGTGTGGTTGCAAACTAATTGCTAGAAAATTCTGCACAGCTGTCATCTTAatggtatatatttttttattaacccTTTTATTGTGATGGCAATAAGATATGACattactatataaaaaaaagttgttcaGTCCATCATAGCAAACAGGTATGATTCTAAGCTAATGTTTCTATAGATCTTGCACAGCTAATCCTTACCAGAAAGAAATTTTTGTCTTCAGCATAGCAAACATAAATTCTGAACTAATATCTGGCTACAAACCCTGCATAACTAATCTCTATACATGTATACCAGCATAGCCAATAACCATTCCCTGCACAGCTCTCACCATCATAGCAGACAAGTATTATTCTGAACTAATCTGGCTATAAATCCTGCACAATTAATATTTATAAATCCTGCATAGCCAATAATCTTTCAGCCATCATAGCAAACAAGCATAAATCTGAACTAATCTCTATAAATCCACAATTAATCCTTATAAACCCTACATAGCTAACAACCTTTTACCCAATCATGGTAAAGAAGCATAATTCGCAACTAACCTCTTTCATATCTAATCTTTATAAACCCCACAAACTAGACAACCTCTCCCCCCCCAGCAGGGCGCGTGACCCACCGTGATGCCTCAGGATGGTGTGGGGAGCAAGTCTGGCGGGAAGAAAAGGTCTGGGGGTGTTCCTCGGGTCCGCAGCCACACGGATGCCGAGCTGCAGTACTACCGGGATCAGGACCATGATGTGCTGCCGCCCCACCTCAGGTACTGCGGCCTTCTGTTCTGTGGGAGATTCTGTTTTCTATTTTGgatttgtgatttttttatttattctttatttatttatttatttatttttatttatttacttatttatttgtttgttttttgtggtagtctttttttgtctttttgagttttaaatattttttatttattttattttattttatttattttatttattttattattttatttattttgagttgatagcttgcttcttttttcaatattttttttatattattattattattattattattgttattattattattttattttattattatttatttatttatttatttttatttatttttttttttctacatgtaggagggacactggccaagggcaacaatttttttccattttgaattgtaatgttttcttcttttatctttgttttggtgttttgtttatttctttttattgattgatgtttttttttttattatttttaggttCTTTTCCTgagttatatatttattttgatttaatctttattatttctttttattcttttttgggTTGTAAtggatttttttacttttgcatttattatttctttttcttttagttctttttACATGTTATGCGttgaatatatatacatatatattttttttttctttgagctaTAATAGTCTTTATACAAGAAATATGTTTATcaattttttcatttgcttttagTCATGATAGCTTTTTCACATACTTTATGTTTAATacctatttttcacttttttaattattgttttcattcttaatCCATTGTGAGTATGAAGATGAGTTGAGTTTAGTTGTAATTGCTTTTTCATCCTCAATTCAGTATGAGTGTGAAGATGAACAGATGCTAAATATCCACGAATCTCATATTAACTATCACTCACTTTCAGGGTGCGGCTTCATGACTTGTTTCTACAGATAGAGAAGGAGTTTGAGGTGCTGTACACTGACAACTTGGCATGTAAGTGTGTAtactcttccatccctccatcatACATAGCAGATCTTCAATGCAGTGAAATTTGGATATAATGAGTCTTTTAAACATAAGAACAAACCTCTATTCAACAAACTCCAGGTCTTAGAAGTGGCTTAGTTAACACTGGTGTATACATTAGTGGTGGCATtacctttgtgttcccttctgCACTACCACCACTCATAATTCCCAAGTACACGTGACCAAAGTGCATGCTTTTTATAACAATCTGAGTATAGTACAGTGGTTCTCAAATTAGGGGTCAATTTTGATGGGTTGCAGGGACACATATAAAGTGCATATATCacagtacattttctttctctttactttactaTAGGTCATGAAGGATTGAAATGTTCCAAATATAGTCACTCACAAAAAAGTCTGAGAACCACTGGTATAGTACAGTGCATATACAGAAGACTAACTCATGCTAACCTGTCTCAGTGCAAGAGAAGGTGGACAGTCTGACAGAGAGGTTGGAGAGGGAGTCGGTGGCCGGGGAAAGAGTGACAGGCACTGAGGAGACAGATGGAGCCTCAACTAAGGGCGGGATTAAGGCAAAGTGTAAGTTGTctgttttgtgtgttatttagtctctctctctctctctctctctctctctctctctctctctctctctctctctctctctctctctctctctctctctctctctctctctctctctctctctctctctctctctctctctctctctctctctctgtttaataTTTATATGTCAATGTTGTTCTTATTACTTGGTTGCCATAATTCATTCATGTGGTatcatttttttagttattttattaatttacctaAATGCTTTACTTTTTGTATTCAGAAGAGGTGATAGTAGGATAAGAAATCATGACCAGATCCATTACATTTCTTATGATATAGAATGCAGCTTTTGCTTAAAGTGATGCACTCTGCTGATGATGAGATGGTAACTTGATGGAAAGAATGGCTTTACAAATAACTCACTCCATAGCATTACTAAATCCACTGCATGAAATCATATAAAATAAACCATCAATAAAAGAATGCACCCTGTTCTTTTTTAATTGTAATTGTAGGACAATGAATTGATGGAAAACACCTTAGATTTTAACCCAGTCCATTACATTACTAaatctgttctattttttttttttttttatagttattcacattttcctttttgaCTGCACTTATTACAGTCTTACGACAGTAAATTGATGCAGAACAACTTAGCAATAAACTTACTCCATTATGTTATTAAATTGATTATGTTACATTattaaatttgttttattctttatgatAAAGAATGCACCTTTGTCTTATTGAATGCACTTACTTTACTGACAGTCATAGAGCAGTAAGTTGATTAGAGAACAGCTTAGCAATAATTCACTCCATTACATTACCAAAGAAATTCTATTACATGACTAAATCTATCCTTCCTGCTATGATAAAGAATGCATCTTCTTTTTGGATACACATACTTTACTGACAATCATAGAgcaataaattgataaaaagtaGCTTAGCAATTAACTTATTCCACATTACCAAATCCATTATACTTATTATAAGCAATGCATCCACTTCTTTTTTTAGTCACCATACTTTACTAACAACCATAGGGCAGTAAATTGTAAGAAAACAGTTTAGCAAACAACTTACTCCAATACATTTCCTGGTGCATGTATTGTGGGGAGGCAGGCagctctccctccctgcagcTGGACATGCTTCACGAGTGTGGCTTCCTGCCCTGGGCCACCGACCGCATCACACACATGGGCCTTGCTCCATGCAACACCAGTGGGACGTATTGCTTGCTATGCTCTGGCTCTTGCGGCCCACCAGTGTGTTTATACTGATAAATGACAAACTACGATGAACTGTTAATAAATGATACTACAATTTAAACCCAATCATTAGAatatattgagtgtttgttACCACAGTTGTCTTCAGAAATACACACTGGTGCGATAGAAATTTTTAGTCCTGCTAGGTGGATGTTGGTATTGCTGCAGTGGTGCATTTATCTATACCAGACAGCTCCTGAAGAAATGGTCACAACAGAAAAGTTCATTCATTcctgtcctttcattcctcattaTAAGCTCTATGTAATCCATGCAGTGTTATATGACCTCATTGTTGCAGTGCTCTAACTCAATCCAGACCTGTATATAATCAAAGGGTACTTGAATTCAcccatttcctccatttcttgccATTCAGCCTTGTTTAAATTATTTAGGCCACTAATAAGGATCCTCAGACTAAACTATTTCACCTGAATTCCTTTCAAATACTACAtatcttctccattttctcatcATTCAGCCTTATCTTTAGTGTAGACAACCAATATGGAACTTCAGACTCAACTAGTTCTCCTTAactcttttcataatttcctcaTAATTCAGCCTTATTTTATGATCTTATGAGCCTCTAACATTTAAAGACCTTCAAATTGAACctcttcacttttattcttttcaattACTCATCACCTTAGTTGACATTCACCCTTTAACTTCAgcctcttgcacacacacacacacacacacacacacacacacacacagtgatgaAAACTGGATACATTACTCCTTATGCTACTGCCAGATGCAACTGAAAGACATGTAGTTTGAGGGAAGTACAGAGCTAAGTGCTGCGTTGCTTTGTTGCGTAAAAATGGCATAGCAAGGATTCCAAGTCTACCCCTATGAATTTGAAGTGTTACTTATACTTTCCACTGTAACTCTGAGATGCTAACCTAAATAAGTGAGGTGTTCACAAATAACATGCTTTTCAGAGCACCCTTTGTATTTGGGACTGGCAAGTTATTGgaccttttctatttttattttttttattatttatttattttatttatttatttatttttattatgatttttttcatttgttgttgcccttggcctgtgctCTTTTACATAAAGTAATCCTGTAAATCATTGCATCCTGTAGAAGTAACACCCTGCAGACTTGAACAATGGCAGGTAATATGTTCAGCTGTTCATGTTCCTTCATGCAGCTGGTGGCCCGAGCTCACAGAAGGTGAAGGCGGCCAACAAGCTGCGCGTCCAGACCTCCAAGATTGTGTCAAGCTTCAAGAATGACTCGGTGTCTTGTCGGATGGTGAAGGAGTATGTGGGTCATAGGGACGGTGTGTGGGATGTGGCAGTGTCCAGGGGCGGCACTCCTGTCATTGCCACTGCCTCTGCTGGTGAGGATGAGGCTGCTTATTTGTatagttcttcctcttccttttttttgtataaggAAAGATGAGATTGCTTGTTTGtagttttatcttctctttttatgtTAGGAAGGATGAggcttttttatataatttttttcttcacttttttatgCATTAGGAAGGATAAAAATGCTTATTTGcagttttatcttctcttttgatatgtaaggaaaGATAAGACTGCTTATTTGTAgatttatcttctatttttgtGTTAGGAAGGATGAGATTgcttatttttagttttatcttccCCTTTTATGTTAGGAAGATTGGCTTAGGGGAAAATATGAATCAAAAAGACTCACTCATGATGTTGTTCCCCCAAAAAACTGCATCCATAAAGGCCAGTTTATTTTTTAAATGTCCCTTTATTTTCTGAagtctttatttcctcattttgaCTTAGGAAGAATGGAATAGGTTTTTCCAGACTGGCCAATGAcataaaattatttaaaaatttaattcaGGGTGCCATTCTCCCCCAAAAATGTCTCCATAAAGAAGGCCAGTTTATTTCCTAAGTGTCATAAGATCTCCTTTTTGATTGGGGAGTGgaataaattttcctttttatcttctctcatttttaaatTTCATGTGTTTCTCAAATAACAGTGACAAGGTTCCATTGATTCTCATTCTTACTTGACATATTTTTGGTAGaggaatttcttttattttatgtcACACTGCTTCAGCACCAGTCACCCTCCACTCTATCCTTTGCCACACTGCTGCTCCACCAGTCTCCCTCCACCACAGACCAGACAGCATGTGTGTGGGGTATTGATGGCGGGAAGAACCTGCTGCAGTACACAGGTCACAGCGGCTCAGTCAATTCTGTCAAGTTCCACCCGTCAAAAGATCTCATCCTCACCTCCAGCGGGGACCACACTGCCCACATCTGGCAGGCAGTCATCACCCCGGACCAGCTGGTGAGACtgacacacatttttttttgttttttagccATCTATCTTTCTGTATACCAAGTTGGCAGTTCCACACtggacactcacacacacatcatttacaCTCTTATTCCCCttagcccctggtggaaagggatagtcttgtggaccaccctaCTACAGTATGGGTTAAATAATTTTTTAGCTTGTTCTGGTGTATGAGTTTAGAATAATAATTTGTAAGTTATTTACTTTTACAAAGATCTGCAGGTAGTCACAGTAACATTTATGTTCCATCTGAAGTGAAATCAACACCATTGACAAACAGTAAGAGTTGTGACACATTTACACTTAAGCCCTTGCTCATTAAATGCTGTTATAATAGGGATTCAAATCAATAACAGTCAATAAAGCCTTCATTAGCCTCCCCTCCCTTTAAATAACTGATAGTACAAGCCATCTTCCTTCCCACAGCGAGTCCATTCCTCTGAGGATGAAGTAGATGGGAGTGAcagggaggatgaggatgacgGCGGACGCTGTGATGGGGCGGGGGGACCAGCCACCTTGCGCACACCACTCCGGGAGCTGATGGGACACACCAGTGTGGTCATTGCGGCAGACTGGCTTCCCGGTGGAGACCAGGCCATCACCGCAGCCTGGGACCGTACTGCCAATCTATATGATGCCCACACCGGGGACCTTCTCTCTCAACTGATAGGACACGACCAGGAGCTGACCCACTGCTGCTCCCACCCCACCCAGCGCCTGGTGGTGACGGCGAGTAAGGACACCACCTTCAGGCTATGGGACTTCCGGGAAACTATCCACTCTGTCTCCGTTTTCCAGGGACATACAGAGTAGGTCTtaagagtgtatgtgtgtatgtttgtgtatgtgtgtgtgctgctccAGATTATCATACACACAAAGTAGGTTTTACaagtgtatgtttgtatatagCTCTGGATTATCATACACACAGAATaggttttaagtgtttatatGGCTGTCTGTAGTTCCAGATCATCATACATATACAGTAGGTTTTAAGAGTGTATGTGAATGTATAAATTCTGAATTATATCTCGCATCTCAGAAAGTACAGCTATAGCAGTCTTCAGCTTTTACTGGATTGAAATTTTgtattgccagcctggtatagagatagatagactgaagTATCAGTAAGTGTGAGGT is a genomic window containing:
- the LOC135089109 gene encoding WD repeat-containing protein 37-like, producing MPQDGVGSKSGGKKRSGGVPRVRSHTDAELQYYRDQDHDVLPPHLRVRLHDLFLQIEKEFEVLYTDNLALQEKVDSLTERLERESVAGERVTGTEETDGASTKGGIKAKSGGPSSQKVKAANKLRVQTSKIVSSFKNDSVSCRMVKEYVGHRDGVWDVAVSRGGTPVIATASADQTACVWGIDGGKNLLQYTGHSGSVNSVKFHPSKDLILTSSGDHTAHIWQAVITPDQLRVHSSEDEVDGSDREDEDDGGRCDGAGGPATLRTPLRELMGHTSVVIAADWLPGGDQAITAAWDRTANLYDAHTGDLLSQLIGHDQELTHCCSHPTQRLVVTASKDTTFRLWDFRETIHSVSVFQGHTESVTSVCFTREDKVVSGSDDRSVKVWDVKNMRSPLATIRLDSPVNRLAVSPTNVIAIPHDNRHVRLYDLAGSRLARLPRSNRQCHRRMVCSVAWGDDSLGARCNLFTAGFDRVVYGWSVHSDKEGKD